A genome region from Staphylococcus capitis subsp. capitis includes the following:
- a CDS encoding YfbR-like 5'-deoxynucleotidase: MGVHQYFKRLSDLEKLIRLPGKFKYFEHNVAAHSFKVTKIAQYLATVEEYHGNEINWKSLYEKALNHDFAEVFTGDIKTPVKYASRELKKLFSQVEEEMVDTFIKEEIPKQYQNVYRERLQEGKDDSLEGQILSVADKIDLLYETFGEIQKRNPEPLFFEIYEMSLETIIQFDHLNSVKDFIDNVIPEMLTENFIPRTELRETTMTILNRRNG, translated from the coding sequence ATGGGTGTACATCAATATTTTAAAAGGCTTTCTGATTTAGAAAAGTTAATAAGACTACCGGGTAAGTTTAAATATTTTGAACATAATGTCGCTGCACACTCGTTTAAAGTGACTAAAATTGCCCAGTATTTAGCAACTGTTGAAGAATACCATGGAAATGAAATAAATTGGAAAAGTTTATATGAAAAGGCGTTAAATCACGATTTTGCTGAAGTTTTTACCGGTGACATTAAAACCCCTGTTAAATATGCCAGTAGAGAATTAAAGAAATTATTCTCCCAAGTCGAAGAAGAAATGGTAGATACATTTATTAAAGAAGAGATTCCTAAACAATATCAAAATGTTTATCGAGAACGACTTCAAGAAGGTAAAGATGATTCTTTAGAAGGTCAGATTCTCTCTGTGGCAGACAAAATTGATTTATTATATGAAACTTTTGGAGAAATTCAAAAACGTAATCCAGAACCTTTATTCTTTGAAATTTACGAAATGAGCCTAGAAACAATTATTCAATTTGATCATTTAAATTCAGTGAAAGACTTCATAGACAATGTTATTCCCGAAATGCTTACGGAAAACTTCATTCCAAGAACTGAGTTACGTGAAACGACTATGACAATCTTAAACAGAAGAAATGGGTGA
- the prfB gene encoding peptide chain release factor 2 (programmed frameshift) produces MELSEIKRNIDEYQNNLNQIRGSLDLENKETNIQEYEEMMADPDFWNDQSKAQEIIDKNNALKSIVNGYRDLANEVDDMSATRELLQEEYDEDMKEELESDVIQFKDKMDQFELQLLLDGPHDANNAIFELHPGAGGTESQDWASMLLRMYQRYCEQNGFNVETVDYLPGDEAGVKSVTLLIKGHNAYGYLKAEKGVHRLVRISPFDSSGRRHTSFASCDVIPDFNNDEIEIEINPDDITVDTFRASGAGGQHINKTESAIRITHHPSGIVVNNQNERSQIKNREAAMKMLKSKLYQLKLDEQEREMAEIRGEQKEIGWGSQIRSYVFHPYSMVKDHRTNEETGKVDAVMDGDIGPFIEAYLRKEMDNQES; encoded by the exons ATGGAATTATCTGAAATTAAACGTAATATTGATGAATACCAAAATAATTTAAATCAAATTAGGGGGTCTCTT GACTTAGAAAATAAAGAGACTAATATTCAAGAATACGAAGAAATGATGGCAGACCCAGACTTTTGGAATGACCAAAGTAAAGCCCAAGAAATTATAGATAAAAATAACGCCTTAAAATCGATAGTAAATGGGTATCGTGATTTAGCCAATGAAGTTGATGATATGAGTGCAACCAGAGAATTGTTACAAGAAGAATATGATGAAGATATGAAAGAAGAACTTGAGAGCGATGTGATTCAATTTAAAGATAAAATGGATCAATTTGAATTACAGTTGCTTCTAGACGGGCCACATGATGCAAATAATGCCATATTTGAACTTCATCCTGGAGCTGGAGGAACAGAATCACAAGATTGGGCGAGTATGTTATTAAGAATGTATCAACGTTACTGTGAACAAAATGGTTTCAATGTTGAGACAGTGGACTATTTACCCGGTGATGAAGCTGGCGTGAAAAGTGTAACGTTATTGATTAAAGGTCATAATGCCTATGGTTACCTTAAAGCAGAAAAAGGCGTGCATCGATTAGTTAGAATTTCGCCATTTGATTCATCAGGTAGACGTCATACGTCATTTGCTTCTTGTGATGTGATTCCAGATTTCAATAATGATGAAATCGAAATAGAAATTAATCCAGATGATATAACAGTTGACACATTTAGAGCTTCAGGAGCCGGTGGTCAGCACATCAATAAAACAGAATCAGCTATCAGAATTACTCACCATCCATCAGGTATTGTAGTAAATAACCAAAATGAACGTTCACAAATTAAAAACCGAGAAGCGGCAATGAAGATGTTAAAATCTAAGTTATACCAACTAAAACTAGATGAACAAGAACGTGAAATGGCTGAAATTCGCGGCGAACAAAAAGAAATTGGATGGGGAAGTCAAATACGATCTTATGTTTTCCATCCGTATTCTATGGTTAAAGACCATCGTACAAATGAAGAAACTGGTAAGGTTGATGCTGTTATGGACGGCGATATTGGGCCATTTATAGAGGCATATTTAAGAAAAGAAATGGACAATCAAGAAAGTTAA
- the secA gene encoding preprotein translocase subunit SecA — translation MGFLLKIVDGNKKETKRLGKLADKVLALEEDTAILTDEEIREKTKAFQKELSEIDDVKKQNDYLDKILPEAYALVREGSKRVFNMIPYRVQVMGGIAIHKGDIAEMRTGEGKTLTATMPTYLNALAGRGVHVITVNEYLSSFQSEEMAELYNFLGLSVGLNLNSKSTEEKREAYAQDITYSTNNELGFDYLRDNMVNYAEERVMRPLHFAIIDEVDSILIDEARTPLIISGEAEKSTSLYTQANVFAKMLKAEDDYNYDEKTKAVHLTEQGADKAERMFKVDNLYDVQNVEIISHINTALRAHVTLQRDVDYMVVDGEVLIVDQFTGRTMPGRRFSEGLHQAIEAKEGVTIQNESKTMASITFQNYFRMYNKLAGMTGTAKTEEEEFRNIYNMTVTQIPTNKPVQRIDKADLIYISQKGKFDAVVEDVVDKHKKGQPILLGTVAVETSEYISNLLKKRGIRHDVLNAKNHEREAEIIANAGQKGAVTIATNMAGRGTDIKLGDGVEDLGGLAVIGTERHESRRIDDQLRGRSGRQGDRGDSRFYLSLQDELMVRFGSERLQKMMNRLGMDDSTPIESKMVSRAVESAQKRVEGNNFDARKRILEYDEVLRKQREIIYNERNEIIDNEDSSQVVNAMLRSTLQRAINYYVNEDDDNPDYAPFINYVNDVFLQEGDLAESEINGKDSEDIFEVVWAKIEKAYDRQKEKLGDQMSEFERMILLRSIDSHWTDHIDTMDQLRQGIHLRSYAQQNPLRDYQNEGHELFDIMMQNIEEDTCKYILKSVVQFEDDIEREKTKDLGEGKHLTAEDGKEKVKSQPIVKGYQVGRNDPCPCGSGKKYKNCHGQA, via the coding sequence ATGGGATTTTTATTGAAAATTGTTGACGGCAATAAAAAAGAAACAAAACGCTTAGGTAAACTAGCAGATAAAGTACTCGCGTTAGAGGAAGACACTGCTATATTAACTGATGAAGAAATTCGTGAAAAAACTAAAGCGTTTCAAAAAGAATTATCCGAAATTGATGATGTTAAAAAACAAAATGATTATTTAGATAAAATTTTACCTGAAGCATATGCACTCGTACGTGAAGGCTCTAAACGTGTATTTAATATGATTCCGTATAGAGTACAAGTTATGGGTGGTATTGCGATTCATAAAGGCGATATCGCTGAAATGAGAACTGGGGAAGGTAAAACTTTAACAGCGACAATGCCAACTTATTTAAATGCTTTGGCTGGTCGAGGCGTTCACGTTATTACAGTCAATGAGTATTTATCAAGTTTTCAAAGTGAAGAGATGGCCGAATTATATAATTTCTTAGGTTTATCTGTCGGTCTTAACTTAAATAGTAAATCTACTGAAGAAAAACGCGAAGCGTATGCACAAGATATTACTTATAGTACAAATAATGAACTTGGTTTCGACTACTTAAGAGATAATATGGTGAATTACGCTGAAGAAAGAGTTATGCGTCCATTACATTTTGCAATTATTGATGAGGTCGACTCTATTTTAATTGATGAAGCGAGAACACCTTTAATTATTTCTGGTGAAGCAGAAAAATCTACATCATTATACACTCAAGCTAATGTATTCGCTAAGATGCTTAAAGCAGAAGATGACTATAATTATGATGAAAAAACAAAAGCTGTTCATCTAACCGAACAAGGTGCTGACAAAGCTGAGCGTATGTTTAAAGTGGACAATTTATATGATGTTCAAAACGTTGAAATCATTAGCCATATTAATACTGCATTACGAGCGCATGTAACGTTACAACGTGATGTGGATTATATGGTTGTAGATGGTGAAGTACTTATTGTGGACCAATTCACAGGACGTACGATGCCAGGACGTCGTTTCTCTGAAGGATTGCACCAAGCTATCGAAGCTAAAGAGGGTGTGACCATTCAAAATGAATCTAAGACTATGGCATCTATTACATTCCAAAACTATTTCAGAATGTATAATAAATTAGCTGGAATGACTGGTACTGCGAAAACTGAAGAAGAAGAGTTTCGTAATATTTACAATATGACAGTAACTCAAATTCCTACGAATAAACCTGTCCAACGTATTGATAAGGCAGATTTAATTTATATTAGTCAAAAGGGTAAATTTGACGCTGTAGTTGAAGATGTTGTTGATAAGCATAAAAAAGGACAACCTATCTTATTAGGTACAGTGGCAGTAGAAACGTCAGAATATATTTCAAATCTACTTAAAAAACGTGGTATTAGACACGATGTATTAAATGCGAAAAACCATGAACGTGAAGCAGAAATCATTGCGAACGCTGGTCAAAAAGGTGCTGTTACAATTGCGACAAACATGGCTGGACGTGGTACAGATATTAAACTTGGCGATGGTGTTGAAGACCTTGGCGGACTTGCTGTAATAGGTACAGAACGTCATGAATCACGTCGTATTGATGACCAGTTACGTGGTCGTTCAGGACGTCAAGGTGATAGAGGTGACAGTCGTTTCTATCTATCACTTCAAGACGAATTAATGGTTCGTTTTGGTTCAGAACGTTTACAAAAAATGATGAATAGACTTGGTATGGATGATTCAACTCCAATAGAATCTAAAATGGTATCAAGAGCTGTTGAATCTGCTCAAAAACGCGTAGAAGGTAATAACTTTGATGCGCGTAAACGTATCCTTGAATACGATGAAGTACTACGTAAACAACGTGAAATTATTTATAATGAACGAAACGAAATTATAGATAATGAAGATAGTTCACAAGTAGTCAATGCTATGTTACGTTCTACACTTCAACGAGCTATCAACTATTACGTTAATGAAGATGATGACAACCCTGATTATGCACCATTTATTAACTACGTGAATGATGTCTTTTTACAAGAGGGAGACTTAGCGGAGTCTGAAATTAATGGTAAAGATTCTGAAGACATCTTTGAAGTTGTATGGGCAAAAATCGAAAAAGCTTATGACCGTCAGAAAGAAAAATTAGGTGATCAAATGAGCGAATTTGAACGTATGATTTTATTACGTTCTATCGATAGTCATTGGACAGACCATATCGATACAATGGATCAGTTACGTCAAGGTATCCATCTACGTTCATATGCACAACAAAACCCTCTCCGTGACTATCAAAACGAAGGTCATGAATTGTTTGATATCATGATGCAAAATATTGAAGAAGATACTTGTAAATATATCTTAAAATCTGTAGTTCAATTTGAAGATGATATTGAACGTGAAAAAACAAAAGATTTAGGTGAGGGTAAACACCTTACAGCTGAAGATGGTAAAGAAAAAGTAAAATCTCAACCTATTGTAAAAGGTTACCAAGTAGGGCGTAATGACCCTTGTCCATGTGGTAGTGGTAAAAAGTACAAAAATTGCCATGGCCAAGCATAA
- a CDS encoding N-acetylmuramoyl-L-alanine amidase — MPKMIILFSTCIMLMSMSLFYTPVSHAQSLSSKQTMVNPQNQNNATTQFSGNTDKLKKANTDEEPTFEDSKVNQYIIKNHLQHSHVVNDPRMNTLPKLEYKEGTYIGVVIHEVGEDHRSLQKWVDNMYATYNTAFVHAFVDNQEIHLTAPSKYYVWGAGPKANPYFYQIELVRMYNFEDFAKSVNNQAWLAAFMLKQNGITPTLADENEGKGSVISHNAVSRYWGGTDHVDPYEYYARWGYDMHQMFELIQYYYDNMA, encoded by the coding sequence ATGCCTAAAATGATAATTCTTTTTTCTACATGTATTATGTTGATGTCTATGTCGCTATTTTATACACCTGTGAGTCATGCCCAAAGTCTATCCTCTAAACAAACAATGGTGAATCCACAAAATCAAAATAATGCTACTACACAATTCTCAGGGAATACTGATAAATTGAAGAAAGCTAATACTGATGAGGAACCTACGTTTGAAGACTCTAAAGTAAATCAATATATTATTAAAAATCATCTTCAACATTCCCATGTGGTCAATGACCCACGTATGAACACTCTTCCAAAATTGGAATATAAGGAAGGTACATATATTGGTGTTGTAATCCATGAGGTAGGAGAAGATCATCGCTCTTTACAAAAATGGGTTGATAACATGTATGCAACATACAATACAGCATTTGTACACGCATTCGTTGATAATCAAGAAATACATCTTACTGCACCTTCAAAATATTATGTATGGGGTGCTGGACCTAAAGCAAATCCTTACTTCTATCAAATTGAACTAGTAAGAATGTATAACTTTGAAGATTTTGCGAAATCAGTGAATAACCAAGCATGGCTTGCAGCATTCATGTTAAAACAAAATGGAATTACTCCAACACTTGCTGATGAAAATGAAGGTAAAGGTTCTGTTATCAGTCACAACGCAGTAAGCAGATATTGGGGTGGAACCGATCATGTTGATCCGTATGAGTACTATGCAAGATGGGGTTATGATATGCATCAAATGTTTGAATTAATCCAATATTACTATGATAATATGGCGTAA
- the raiA gene encoding ribosome-associated translation inhibitor RaiA, whose product MIRFEIHGDNLTITDAIRNYIEDKIGKLERYFNNVPNAVAHVKVKTYSNSATKIEVTIPLKDVTLRAEERHDDLYAGIDLITGKLERQVRKYKTRVNRKHRDRGDQEVFVAEVQEASPEEVSGAEEPVSDSDIEIIRSKQFSLKPMDSEEAVLQMNLLGHDFFIFTDRETDGTSIVYRRKDGKYGLIETTE is encoded by the coding sequence GCAATTCGCAACTATATTGAGGACAAAATTGGTAAGTTGGAGCGTTATTTTAATAATGTGCCTAATGCAGTAGCACATGTTAAAGTTAAAACTTATTCTAACTCAGCTACTAAAATTGAAGTTACTATTCCATTAAAAGATGTAACATTAAGAGCTGAAGAAAGACATGATGATTTATACGCTGGCATTGATTTAATCACTGGTAAATTAGAACGACAAGTACGTAAATATAAAACACGTGTAAATCGTAAACATAGAGATCGTGGAGATCAAGAAGTTTTTGTAGCTGAAGTACAAGAAGCATCACCTGAAGAAGTCAGTGGTGCAGAAGAACCTGTAAGCGATAGCGATATTGAAATTATCCGTTCAAAACAATTTAGTTTAAAACCTATGGATTCAGAAGAAGCAGTATTACAAATGAACTTATTAGGACATGATTTCTTCATCTTTACAGATAGAGAGACAGACGGTACAAGTATTGTTTATAGACGTAAAGACGGTAAATACGGATTAATTGAAACAACTGAATAA